In the Sus scrofa isolate TJ Tabasco breed Duroc chromosome 7, Sscrofa11.1, whole genome shotgun sequence genome, one interval contains:
- the PSMC1 gene encoding 26S protease regulatory subunit 4 isoform X1, whose translation MEEEFIRNQEQMKPLEEKQEEERSKVDDLRGTPMSVGTLEEIIDDNHAIVSTSVGSEHYVSILSFVDKDLLEPGCSVLLNHKVHAVIGVLMDDTDPLVTVMKVEKAPQETYADIGGLDNQIQEIKESVELPLTHPEYYEEMGIKPPKGVILYGPPGTGKTLLAKAVANQTSATFLRVVGSELIQKYLGDGPKLVRELFRVAEEHAPSIVFIDEIDAIGTKRYDSNSGGEREIQRTMLELLNQLDGFDSRGDVKVIMATNRIETLDPALIRPGRIDRKIEFPLPDEKTKKRIFQIHTSRMTLADDVTLDDLIMAKDDLSGADIKAICTEAGLMALRERRMKVTNEDFKKSKENVLYKKQEGTPEGLYL comes from the exons ATGGAAGAAGAATTCATTAGAAATCAAGAACAAATGAAGCCTTTAGAAGAAAAGCAAGAG GAGGAGAGATCGAAGGTGGATGATCTGAGGGGGACCCCAATGTCAGTGGGAACCTTGGAGGAGATCATTGATGACAATCATGCCATCGTGTCCACGTCTGTGGGCTCGGAACACTACGTCAGCATCCTTTCATTTGTAGACAAGGATCTGCTGGAACCGGGCTGCTCTGTCCTGCTCAACCATAAG GTGCATGCCGTGATAGGGGTGCTCATGGATGACACAGATCCCTTGGTCACAGTGATGAAGGTGGAGAAGGCCCCCCAGGAGACCTATGCTGATATTGGGGGGCTGGACAACCAGATCCAGGAGATCAAG GAGTCTGTGGAGCTTCCTCTCACTCATCCTGAGTATTATGAAGAGATGGGTATAAAGCCCCCGAAGGGGGTCATTCTCTACGGCCCACCCGGCACAG GTAAAACCTTACTAGCCAAAGCAGTAGCAAACCAAACCTCGGCCACTTTCTTGAGAGTCGTCGGCTCTGAGCTTATTCAGAAGTACCTCGGTGACGGGCCCAAACTCGTTCGGGAACTGTTCCGAGTTGCTGAAGAACATGCACCGTCCATCGTGTTTATTGATGAAATCGATGCTATTGGGACGAAAAG GTACGACTCAAATTCTGGGGGTGAGAGAGAAATTCAGCGAACAATGTTGGAACTGCTGAACCAGTTGGATGGATTTGATTCAAGGGGAGACGTGAAAGTCATCATGGCCACAAACCGAATAGAGACTTTGGACCCAGCACTTATCAGACCAG GCCGCATCGACAGGAAGATCGAGTTTCCCCTGCCCGACGAGAAGACGAAGAAGCGCATCTTTCAGATCCACACGAGCAGGATGACACTGGCCGACGATGTCACCCTGGACGACTTGATCATGGCCAAAGATGACCTCTCCGGTGCCGACATCAAG GCAATCTGTACAGAAGCTGGTCTGATGGCCTTGAGAGAACGTAGGATGAAAGTAACAAATGAAGACTtcaaaaaatctaaagaaaatgttctttataaAAAACAAGAAGGCACCCCTGAGGGGCTCTATCTGTAG
- the PSMC1 gene encoding 26S protease regulatory subunit 4, with protein sequence MGQSQSGGHGPGGGKKDDKDKKKKYEPPVPTRVGKKKKKTKGPDAASKLPLVTPHTQCRLKLLKLERIKDYLLMEEEFIRNQEQMKPLEEKQEEERSKVDDLRGTPMSVGTLEEIIDDNHAIVSTSVGSEHYVSILSFVDKDLLEPGCSVLLNHKVHAVIGVLMDDTDPLVTVMKVEKAPQETYADIGGLDNQIQEIKESVELPLTHPEYYEEMGIKPPKGVILYGPPGTGKTLLAKAVANQTSATFLRVVGSELIQKYLGDGPKLVRELFRVAEEHAPSIVFIDEIDAIGTKRYDSNSGGEREIQRTMLELLNQLDGFDSRGDVKVIMATNRIETLDPALIRPGRIDRKIEFPLPDEKTKKRIFQIHTSRMTLADDVTLDDLIMAKDDLSGADIKAICTEAGLMALRERRMKVTNEDFKKSKENVLYKKQEGTPEGLYL encoded by the exons ggtcaaagTCAGAGTGGTGGTCATGGCCCTGGAGGTGGCAAGAAGGATGAcaag gataagaaaaagaaatacgaACCCCCTGTACCAACTAGAgtggggaagaagaagaagaaaacaaagggacCAGATGCTGCCAGCAAACTGCCCCTGG TGACACCTCACACTCAGTGCCGGTTAAAATTACTGAAGTTAGAGAGAATTAAAGACTATCTTCTCATGGAAGAAGAATTCATTAGAAATCAAGAACAAATGAAGCCTTTAGAAGAAAAGCAAGAG GAGGAGAGATCGAAGGTGGATGATCTGAGGGGGACCCCAATGTCAGTGGGAACCTTGGAGGAGATCATTGATGACAATCATGCCATCGTGTCCACGTCTGTGGGCTCGGAACACTACGTCAGCATCCTTTCATTTGTAGACAAGGATCTGCTGGAACCGGGCTGCTCTGTCCTGCTCAACCATAAG GTGCATGCCGTGATAGGGGTGCTCATGGATGACACAGATCCCTTGGTCACAGTGATGAAGGTGGAGAAGGCCCCCCAGGAGACCTATGCTGATATTGGGGGGCTGGACAACCAGATCCAGGAGATCAAG GAGTCTGTGGAGCTTCCTCTCACTCATCCTGAGTATTATGAAGAGATGGGTATAAAGCCCCCGAAGGGGGTCATTCTCTACGGCCCACCCGGCACAG GTAAAACCTTACTAGCCAAAGCAGTAGCAAACCAAACCTCGGCCACTTTCTTGAGAGTCGTCGGCTCTGAGCTTATTCAGAAGTACCTCGGTGACGGGCCCAAACTCGTTCGGGAACTGTTCCGAGTTGCTGAAGAACATGCACCGTCCATCGTGTTTATTGATGAAATCGATGCTATTGGGACGAAAAG GTACGACTCAAATTCTGGGGGTGAGAGAGAAATTCAGCGAACAATGTTGGAACTGCTGAACCAGTTGGATGGATTTGATTCAAGGGGAGACGTGAAAGTCATCATGGCCACAAACCGAATAGAGACTTTGGACCCAGCACTTATCAGACCAG GCCGCATCGACAGGAAGATCGAGTTTCCCCTGCCCGACGAGAAGACGAAGAAGCGCATCTTTCAGATCCACACGAGCAGGATGACACTGGCCGACGATGTCACCCTGGACGACTTGATCATGGCCAAAGATGACCTCTCCGGTGCCGACATCAAG GCAATCTGTACAGAAGCTGGTCTGATGGCCTTGAGAGAACGTAGGATGAAAGTAACAAATGAAGACTtcaaaaaatctaaagaaaatgttctttataaAAAACAAGAAGGCACCCCTGAGGGGCTCTATCTGTAG